One region of Culex pipiens pallens isolate TS chromosome 2, TS_CPP_V2, whole genome shotgun sequence genomic DNA includes:
- the LOC120420298 gene encoding uncharacterized protein LOC120420298, translated as MSSYIVKISILMLLAVQVFATQENCTDSSLEQHLRLKRWLTFQPNGGVTKLLVGFVAPVRWGHTLRRLLNMAINIQANYAIPAGIIWPHPESIFKNRLNEGAYEDRSRAQLYQLMERMFHNFGRKGRECVLRTICECSLKHNGMIGEILDVVFTPYDSDDIEEVYHQAKLNGASGLDCVETYKDCPLGHGLLEQITLLFHKYEVQ; from the exons ATGAGTTCATACATAGTAAAAATTTCCATTCTAATGTTGCTAGCAGTTCAGGTGTTTGCAACCCAAGAAAACTGTACCGACAGCAGCTTGGAGCAGCACCTCCGCTTGAAACGTTGGCTCACATTTCAGCCAAACGGTGGAGTGACCAAGCTGCTGGTCGGATTTGTGGCACCAGTCCGGTGGGGCCACACCCTGAGACGTTTGCTCAACATGGCCATAAATATACAGGCGAACTACGCCATCCCGGCGGGGATTATTTGGCCCCATCCGGAAAGTATCTTCAAGAACCGGCTGAACGAGGGCGCGTACGAGGATCGCAGCCGGGCCCAGTTGTACCAGCTGATGGAGCGAATGTTTCACAATTTCGGCCGGAAGGGACGCGAGTGTGTGCTGCGGACGATTTGCGAG tgttcgTTGAAGCACAATGGAATGATCGGAGAGATACTGGACGTAGTTTTTAC ACCTTACGATTCGGATGATATTGAAGAAGTTTACCATCAAGCAAAACTTAACGGAGCCTCTGGATTGGATTGTGTGGAAACGTACAAGGACTGTCCCCTGGGGCACGGTTTGCTGGAGCAAATCACGCTCCTTTTTCACAAGTACGAGGTACAATAA